A stretch of Henckelia pumila isolate YLH828 chromosome 4, ASM3356847v2, whole genome shotgun sequence DNA encodes these proteins:
- the LOC140864330 gene encoding transketolase, chloroplastic-like, with protein MAMASNPIPLHFPPKSTKQNTKAPPFSCKSTLLDHSKKTTHLSTDQNYKLQWKQELQRAYPSLEKEIESEDDEERFQELVDRRCVDNFRMLVVDSVQEAKAGHPGMAMGMAEVGYLLYRHVLRYNPKDPAWFDRDRFVLSAGHGCLLQYVCLHLAGFQSVQIEDLKQLCKFGSNTPGHPENVLTDGIEVTTGPLGQGVANAVGLALAEAHLAARFNKPDITIVDHRTYCIMGDGCAMEGISHEAASLAAHWGLYKLTLIYDDNGNTIDGSTSLAFSEDISLRFKALGWNTINVDDTHGNMKSLKNALLEAYKENQRPTFIRVKTLIGKMSKKEGTSKAHHGVFDEEDEKQMRQNIKWEDRDRFHVIPMIYREMQAQGDYGEALEKEWHSKLSCYKSKYPEEAAEFQVLLNGGLAPGWENSLPTWSTSDPLDATRGYSEKCLNHLAKVLPGLIGGSADLSSSNKAYLHDYGDFQLPGSPWGRNIRYGVREHSMAGISNGIALHGSGLIPFAGTFLVFSDYMKNSIRLSALSHAGVIYVMTHDSIGLGEDGPTHQPVEQLAGLRAIPRLLVFRPADGNETSGAYKIAVANRDVPSLIALSRQKVAAHVEGTDADAVASGGYIVSDNSGQDLPDIILIGTGSELCLCESSADVLRKEGRKVRVVSLVCWRLFDRQPVEYKEHVLPRRVTKRLSVEASYPLGWREYVGQEGSILGVEDFGASGAYLDTFKKFGFTEENITRIARDLLSK; from the exons ATGGCAATGGCTTCCAACCCCATTCCCCTCCACTTCCCCCCGAAATCCACCAAGCAAAACACCAAAGCCCCGCCATTTTCGTGCAAAAGCACCCTCCTCGATCACAGCAAGAAAACGACCCATCTCTCCACAGACCAAAACTACAAGCTCCAATGGAAGCAGGAGCTCCAGAGAGCGTACCCGTCTCTGGAGAAAGAGATCGAATCAGAAGACGACGAAGAGAGGTTTCAGGAGCTCGTGGACAGAAGGTGCGTGGACAACTTCAGAATGCTGGTGGTTGACTCCGTGCAGGAGGCGAAAGCGGGGCACCCCGGAATGGCCATGGGGATGGCGGAGGTTGGCTACTTGCTGTACAGGCATGTGCTCAGGTACAATCCCAAGGATCCCGCCTGGTTTGATAGGGACAGATTCGTTCTCAGTGCCGGCCATGGTTGTCTGCTTCAGTATGTTTGCCTTCATCTTGCTGGGTTTCAGTCTGTTCAG ATTGAAGACCTCAAACAACTGTGTAAATTTGGAAGTAATACGCCTGGCCATCCGGAGAATGTGTTGACAGATGGAATTGAAGTCACCACAG GGCCTTTAGGACAAGGAGTAGCAAACGCCGTTGGTCTAGCGCTTGCAGAAGCCCACTTAGCAGCCAGGTTCAACAAACCGGATATTACAATCGTAGACCATCGAAC ATATTGCATCATGGGGGATGGTTGTGCTATGGAAGGAATTTCACATGAAGCTGCATCGCTGGCCGCGCATTGGGGGCTTTATAAGCTCACATTAATTTATGATGATAATGGTAACACTATTGATGGTTCGACCAGCCTCGCGTTTTCTGAGGATATATCATTACGATTTAAGGCACTGGGTTGGAATACGATAAACGTGGATGATACTCATGGAAACATGAAATCCCTTAAAAATGCTCTGTTGGAAGCTTACAAGGAAAACCAGAGGCCAACTTTTATACGG GTGAAGACACTTATCGGAAAGATGTCGAAAAAGGAAGGAACTTCAAAAGCGCACCACGGTGTCTTTGATGAAGAAGATGAGAAACAGATGAGGCAGAACATTAAGTGGGAGGATCGAGACCGGTTCCATGTGATTCCTATGATCTATAG GGAAATGCAGGCCCAAGGCGATTATGGAGAAGCATTGGAAAAGGAGTGGCATTCTAAATTGAGTTGTTACAAAAGCAAGTACCCAGAAGAAGCAGCAGAGTTCCAGGTTCTTCTAAATGGAGGATTGGCGCCGGGTTGGGAAAATTCGTTGCCG ACATGGTCTACATCCGACCCACTTGATGCTACGCGAGGCTACTCCGAGAAGTGCTTGAACCATCTTGCAAAAGTTCTTCCAGGCTTAATCGGTGGAAGTGCAGATCTTTCTTCCTCTAACAAAGCCTATCTACACGACTACGGTGATTTTCAGCTGCCTGGCTCTCCATGGGGTCGAAACATCAGATATGGCGTGAGGGAACATTCCATGGCCGGAATTTCAAATGGTATCGCATTGCATGGTAGCGGTTTGATTCCATTTGCGGGAACCTTCCTTGTATTCTCTGATTACATGAAGAACTCGATCAGGCTATCTGCCCTAAGTCATGCCGGAGTCATCTATGTAATGACTCATGACTCGATCGGGTTGGGAGAAGATGGGCCAACACACCAGCCGGTCGAGCAGCTCGCCGGTCTACGAGCTATTCCACGTCTTCTAGTTTTCCGCCCCGCAGATGGAAATGAAACCTCCGGGGCATACAAAATTGCTGTTGCGAATCGAGACGTGCCTAGTCTCATTGCCTTGTCAAGGCAAAAAGTGGCGGCACATGTGGAAGGAACGGATGCTGATGCAGTTGCAAGTGGTGGTTATATCGTGAGCGACAACTCGGGGCAAGATTTGCCGGACATCATATTGATCGGTACAGGATCCGAGTTATGCCTTTGTGAAAGTAGCGCGGATGTCTTGAGGAAAGAAGGGCGGAAGGTGAGAGTTGTTTCGTTAGTGTGTTGGAGGCTCTTTGACAGGCAGCCGGTCGAGTACAAAGAGCACGTCTTGCCGCGGAGGGTAACGAAGCGCCTTAGCGTGGAGGCGAGCTATCCCCTGGGATGGAGGGAGTATGTTGGACAAGAAGGCTCGATTCTTGGTGTGGAGGACTTTGGTGCCAGTGGAGCTTATTTGGACACTTTTAAGAAGTTTGGCTTTACAGAAGAGAATATTACTAGGATTGCTCGGGATCTTCTGTCCAAATAA
- the LOC140860937 gene encoding uncharacterized protein, with translation MIHLKDKLITITRGSLSVTDFLTSIKQIADELTALGDPPSDVDLLIYVTRGLRPAYKELITAIRTRDTVAPFEELFDKIIDHETFLLQQDKQHPEPEPPTANLAKHFPSPQKSFRPKPSSNTRPLFPTPPHTAMFTPPPGFSPTSNPTICQYCNKPNHTANRCYKLFPHPDLSVP, from the coding sequence ATGATCCATCTCAAAGACAAATTGATTACAATTACTCGTGGCTCGCTCTCTGTCACTGATTTTCTCACATCGATAAAGCAAATTGCTGACGAACTCACTGCCCTTGGTGACCCTCCAAGTGATGTTGATCTTCTCATTTACGTTACTCGTGGACTCAGGCCTGCTTACAAAGAGCTAATTACAGCCATCAGAACTAGAGACActgtggctccttttgaagaattgttcgaTAAAATCATTGATCATGAAACTTTCCTTCTTCAACAGGACAAACAACAccctgaaccagaaccacccACAGCAAATCTCGCAAAACATTTTCCTTCACCCCAAAAATCTTTCCGACCAAAGCCCTCATCCAATACACGTCCTCTTTTTCCTACCCCTCCACATACTGCCATGTTTACTCCACCACCTGGTTTCAGTCCTACCTCCAATCCGACAATCTGCCAATATTGCAATAAGCCGAATCACACTGCCAATCGCTGCTATAAACTTTTCCCTCACCCCGACCTCAGCGTCCCATAG